A portion of the Mytilus galloprovincialis chromosome 12, xbMytGall1.hap1.1, whole genome shotgun sequence genome contains these proteins:
- the LOC143053796 gene encoding uncharacterized protein KIAA1958-like, giving the protein MPFRYCPWGLSHGTSGISGKLFVNMADDTDTAAFVQSLKNDNTVRKTTSDMRLFNRWLRSNNEMRLAEEIPVTELDKCLARFFMTVKKDDESNYEPQSVRSMQSSISRYLTEKCAINIMVDKEFHHSRDVMSAKLKQLKSMGMGAKKRKADPFTAEEVNLLYEKELLGAGNPQSLVRTVWMNNTLHFGLRSREEHTTLRWGDIQMKATTDGGQYLEHTERITKTRNGANLDTRAFQAKMFADTGNPRCPIQTYKQFLRRRPEDMVADDCPFYLGFSRQIKDDGVWFSRQALGKNTLSSFVKKMCEDGGIQGRKTNHSVRKTTITALVHEDIPDTRIMQLSGHKNVQSINSYSSASIEQQKEMSNILSKIGTGKITSDKNPRPVDDNNNDIPSDDDAELLSASQEAELSFVLKDISNFESNSKPVSATTTTGINEMPEIVHENHKGKAMHMFAGATITGNVTINFSN; this is encoded by the exons ATGCCTTTCCGTTATTGTCCGTGGGGTTTATCACATGGAACTTCGGGTATTTCCGGAAAGTTGTTTGTAAACATGGCAGACGACACGGACACTGCTGCTTTTGTTCAATCGTTGAAAAACGATAATACAGTTAGAAAAACTACGAGTGACATGAGACTTTTCAACAGATGGTTAAGATCCAATAACGAGATGAGGTTAGCGGAAGAAATTCCTGTTACGGAACTTGATAAATGTTTGGCTCGTTTCTTCATGACAGTGAAAAAAGACGACGAGTCTAACTACGAACCTCAATCTGTCAGATCAATGCAGAGCAGCATATCAAGATATCTAACAGAGAAATGTGCAATAAATATAATGGTTGACAAAGAATTTCACCACTCTAGAGATGTGATGTCTGCCAAACTGAAACAGCTGAAATCCATGGGAATGGGAGCCAAAAAAAGGAAAGCAGACCCCTTCACAGCTGAGGAAGTTAATTTACTATACGAAAAAGAGCTGCTTGGTGCAG GAAATCCTCAATCTCTAGTCAGAACTGTTTGGATGAATAACACTCTACATTTTGGTTTACGCTCCCGGGAAGAACACACAACCTTAAGATGGGGAGACATCCAAATGAAGGCAACTACGGACGGGGGGCAGTATCTCGAACATACTGAGAGGATAACCAAAACAAGAAATGGTGCTAACTTGGACACCCGTGCTTTTCAGGCCAAGATGTTTGCTGACACAG GTAATCCTAGATGTCCTATACAGACATATAAACAGTTTCTTAGAAGAAGACCAGAAGATATGGTTGCAGATGATTGTCCCTTTTATTTGGGGTTTTCCAGGCAAATTAAGGATGACGGGGTCTGGTTTTCAAGACAAGCTTTAGGAAAGAACACTCTAAgttcttttgttaaaaaaatgtgtgaagaCGGTGGTATTCAGGGTAGAAAAACTAATCATAGTGTCAGAAAAACTACTATCACTGCCTTGGTACATGAGGACATACCAGATACACGCATAATGCAGTTGAGTGGACATAAAAATGTTCAATCCATAAACTCCTATAGCTCAGCATCAATTGAACAACAGAAGGAAATGTCTAATATTTTGAGTAAAATTGGTACAGGGAAAATAACTTCGGATAAAAACCCAAGGCCTGTGGATGATAACAACAATGATATACCATCAGATGATGATGCAGAACTTTTGTCTGCTTCCCAAGAAGCCGAACTTTCTTTTGTAttgaaagatatttcaaattttgaatctAATTCTAAACCAGTTTCAGCAACAACAACTACAGGAATAAATGAAATGCCAGAAATAGTACATGAAAATCACAAAGGAAAAGCAATGCATATGTTTGCAGGGGCAACTATTACGGGAAATGTGACAATTAATTTTTCCAACTAA